One window of Quercus robur chromosome 12, dhQueRobu3.1, whole genome shotgun sequence genomic DNA carries:
- the LOC126709741 gene encoding uncharacterized protein LOC126709741 yields the protein MASEDGVSKAEEFVYRISTANEWEELQKNGSVFGGELDKSSGFIHLSNLHQVQATLQNFFLNTKVDLYLLQIDAKKLGDGLVYEAMDGANSYPHFYGPSRSFSPLPLNAVTKAEKLSILDGRFKCSLLD from the exons ATGGCTTCAGAAGATGGGGTGAGCAAAGCAGAAGAGTTTGTGTACAGGATCAGTACCGCTAATGAGTGGGAAGAGTTGCAAAAAAATGGATCCGTCTTTGGTGGAGAACTTGACAAGTCTTCTGGTTTCATTCATCTCAGTAATCTCCATCAG GTTCAGGCAACATTACAGAACTTTTTCCTGAACACTAAGGTGGATTTGTACTTGCTTCAAATCGATGCTAAGAAG CTTGGTGATGGATTGGTATATGAAGCTATGGACGGTGCCAATAGCTACCCTCATTTCTATGGCCCATCTCGTAGTTTCAGTCCTCTCCCCTTAAATGCAGTCACAAAAGCAGAGAAGCTGTCTATATTAGATGGCCGTTTCAAATGTAGTTTGCTGGATTAA
- the LOC126710083 gene encoding G-type lectin S-receptor-like serine/threonine-protein kinase LECRK3 gives MATILLFLLLPAIFTAEAQQGESIVKIGSFLTPTTNSSWLSRSGLYAFGFYKQANGYAVGVFFAGIPEKTVVWTANRDDPPVLANATLNFTTDGRLIMQSAQGKKMFIANPPEPATSASMLDSGNFVLHNSDKKIIWQSFDDPTNTILQGQCLSAGTSLRSSVSESDQSTGIFQLVMQTDGNLVQYPLLLELKAEYAYWSSNTYGQGNNVSLCLDDDGHLYLLNSTGTYLSNLTQGGYPRNNTVHLMRIDADGIFRLYSHNLEKNGNWLVNWSSSDNKCDPKGLCGLNGFCKTIDRESNCLCLPGFARVHQGNWSSGCERNFTAESCESRDGSVKYTMVTVSNTVWEDSSFSILSLLSSENCQEACLEDCNCEAATYKDGTCQKQKLPLRFGRVASDTNMAFIKVGVSTTSINKIVPIGQEKKSRKGILIIGISLAAFGLIMSLISGIAIYKNRVWAYKRLSNGGNVGFRMDVSPQSFNYSDLEKMTNSFKEELGKGSFGTVYKGTTLNGQKLIAVKRLDEVLVEGENFFQSEMKAIGRTHHKNLVHLLGYCHDGEHRLLVYEFMSNGSLADILFTPEKQPSWDKRIEIARNIAKGILYLHEECESQIIHCNIKPQNILMDEHGCAKISDFGLAKLLKPNQTSTFTSIRGTKGYVAPEWHRNKPVTVKADVYSFGIVLLELICCRRSLDWYRTEEEAILEEWANYCFEARELGKLVGDEEVDKRQLERMVKVGLWCVLDEPSLRPSMRKVLLMLEGTVDIPIPPSPTCFLSKV, from the coding sequence ATGGCAACTATcttgctttttcttcttctcccaGCAATTTTCACTGCAGAAGCTCAACAAGGAGAATCCATTGTTAAAATAGGCTCTTTTTTAACACCTACCACCAATTCTTCATGGTTGTCACGCTCTGGTCTATATGCCTTTGGCTTCTACAAACAAGCCAATGGCTATGCTGTTGGAGTTTTTTTTGCTGGGATTCCTGAAAAGACAGTAGTCTGGACAGCCAACCGAGACGATCCTCCAGTTCTCGCAAATGCTACACTGAATTTCACTACTGATGGTAGACTCATCATGCAATCGGCACAAGGCAAAAAGATGTTCATTGCCAATCCTCCTGAACCTGCGACATCAGCATCAATGCTTGATTCAGGAAACTTTGTTCTCCATAATTCTGATAAGAAGATTATATGGCAGAGTTTTGATGACCCAACGAATACCATCTTACAGGGTCAGTGTCTCTCAGCTGGAACAAGTTTGCGTTCGAGTGTTTCAGAATCTGACCAATCGACAGGAATTTTTCAACTAGTAATGCAGACAGATGGAAACCTCGTGCAGTACCCATTACTATTGGAATTAAAGGCCGAATATGCTTATTGGAGTTCGAATACATATGGACAAGGCAATAACGTGTCGCTGTGTCTTGATGATGATGGCCATCTCTACCTGCTCAATTCCACTGGCACATACCTATCAAATCTGACTCAAGGTGGATATCCAAGAAACAATACAGTTCATCTTATGAGAATTGACGCTGATGGGATCTTCAGGCTATACTCACACAATCTGGAAAAGAATGGGAATTGGCTTGTCAATTGGTCATCTTCTGATAATAAGTGTGACCCTAAGGGCCTGTGTGGCCTCAATGGGTTTTGTAAAACTATTGATCGAGAATCTAACTGCTTATGTCTTCCTGGATTTGCAAGAGTCCACCAGGGGAATTGGAGTTCAGGCTGTGAAAGGAATTTCACTGCAGAAAGTTGTGAAAGCAGAGATGGAAGTGTTAAATATACCATGGTAACAGTATCTAATACTGTATGGGAGGATAGTTCTTTTTCCATTCTGTCATTATTAAGCAGTGAGAACTGCCAAGAAGCATGTTTGGAGGATTGTAATTGTGAAGCCGCTACGTACAAAGATGGGACGTGTCAAAAGCAAAAGCTTCCGTTGAGATTTGGAAGAGTGGCAAGTGATACAAACATGGCATTCATCAAGGTAGGTGTATCTACAACCAGCATAAATAAAATTGTGCCCATAGGACAAGAAAAAAAGTCCCGAAAGGGTATATTGATTATAGGCATCTCACTTGCTGCTTTCGGACTCATAATGTCACTGATTTCTGGAATTGCAATTTATAAAAATCGGGTGTGGGCATATAAAAGGCTCTCTAATGGTGGAAATGTTGGCTTCAGAATGGATGTTTCTCCACAATCATTTAATTATTCAGATCTTGAGAAAATGACAAATAGTTTCAAGGAAGAGCTGGGTAAAGGATCATTCGGGACCGTTTACAAGGGAACAACATTGAATGGTCAGAAGCTTATAGCTGTCAAAAGATTAGACGAAGTGTTGGTTgaaggggaaaatttttttcaatcaGAGATGAAAGCTATTGGAAGAACACACCACAAAAACCTTGTCCATTTACTTGGCTATTGCCATGATGGAGAGCATAGGCTTTTGGTATATGAGTTCATGAGCAATGGGTCACTTGCAGATATACTTTTCACACCTGAAAAACAACCCTCTTGGGATAAAAGAATAGAAATCGCTCGCAACATAGCGAAAGGAATTCTTTATCTTCATGAAGAGTGCGAGTCACAGATCATTCATTGTAACATAAAGCCTCAAAACATACTCATGGATGAACATGGGTGTGCAAAAATCTCAGATTTTGGATTGGCAAAGTTGTTAAAGCCAAATCAAACCAGTACCTTTACTAGCATTCGGGGGACAAAGGGCTATGTTGCACCAGAGTGGCATCGAAACAAACCAGTGACAGTCAAAGCAGATGTATATAGTTTTGGAATTGTGTTGTTGGAGCTTATATGTTGTAGAAGGAGTCTTGACTGGTATCGTACTGAAGAAGAGGCCATTCTTGAGGAATGGGCAAACTATTGCTTTGAGGCTCGTGAGCTAGGAAAACTGGTGGGCGATGAGGAGGTTGACAAAAGACAATTGGAGAGAATGGTTAAAGTAGGACTCTGGTGTGTTCTTGATGAGCCATCACTTCGTCCTTCAATGAGGAAGGTTCTGCTAATGCTGGAAGGGACTGTAGATATCCCAATCCCTCCAAGTCCAACTTGTTTTCTTAGTAAGGTCTAA
- the LOC126709555 gene encoding serine racemase isoform X1, whose translation MEAENEIRREKYVADISSIREAEVRIKSFIHKTPVLSSESLNAVSGRQLFFKCECFQKGGAFKFRGACNAVFSLDNDEAAKGVVTHSSGNHAAALSLAAKLRGIPAYIVIPNGAPKCKVENVIRYGGQVIWSEATMQSRESVASKVLQETGAVLVHPYNDGRIISGQGTISLEFLEQTPQIDTLIVPISGGGLISGVALAAKSINPAIRVLAAEPRGADDAARSKAAGRIITLPETNTVADGLRAFLGDFTWPIVRDLVEDIITVEDNEIIEAMKLCYEILKVVVEPSGAIGLAAVLSDSFKNNPALKNCSNIGIILSGGNVDLGRLWDSYRK comes from the exons ATGGAAGCAGAGAACGAAATTAGGAGGGAAAAATATGTGGCTGATATTTCCTCCATAAGAGAGGCTGAAGTACGCATCAAGTCATTCATTCACAAAACTCCAGTTCTTTCCTCTGAATCTCTGAATGCTGTTTCAGGGAGacagttattttttaaatgtgaatgTTTCCAAAAGGG TGGAGCTTTCAAATTCAGAGGTGCCTGCAATGCTGTTTTTTCTCTTGATAATGATGAAGCTGCTAAAGGGGTAGTAACACACAGCAG TGGTAACCATGCTGCAGCATTGTCTTTGGCTGCGAAACTACGGGGAATCCCTGCGTATATTGTTATTCCAAATGGTGCTCCAAAATGCAAAGTTGAGAATGTCATACGTTACGGTGGTCAGGTTATCTGGAGTGAAGCCACAATGCAGTCAAGGGAGAGTGTTGCAAGTAAGGTGTTGCAAGAAACTGGTGCAGTTCTTGTACATCCATATAATGATGGGCGCATTATAAG TGGGCAGGGTACCATATCATTGGAGTTTCTGGAGCAAACCCCTCAAATAGACACTCTAATAGTTCCAATAAGTG gagGTGGTTTGATATCAGGGGTGGCATTGGCTGCCAAGTCCATCAACCCTGCCATTCGAGTTTTGGCTGCAGAACCTAGGGGAGCTGATGATGCAGCTCGATCCAAAGCAGCTGGCAGGATAATAACATTGCCTGAGACCAACACTGTAGCTGATGGGCTTCGAGCTTTTCTTGGCGATTTTACCTG GCCCATAGTGCGAGATCTTGTTGAAGACATCATAACTGTGGAGGACAATGAGATAATAGAAGCCATGAAACTTTGTTACGAGATATTGAAGGTTGTAGTAGAACCTAGTGGAGCGATAGGCCTTGCCGCTGTTTTATCTGATAGTTTCAAGAACAATCCTGCTTTGAAGAATTGCAGCAACATAGGAATTATACTTTCAGGAGGTAATGTTGATCTGGGAAGACTATGGGATTCATATAGAAAATGA
- the LOC126709555 gene encoding serine racemase isoform X2, which produces MLFQGDSYFLNVNVSKRGEILNYCKCGAFKFRGACNAVFSLDNDEAAKGVVTHSSGNHAAALSLAAKLRGIPAYIVIPNGAPKCKVENVIRYGGQVIWSEATMQSRESVASKVLQETGAVLVHPYNDGRIISGQGTISLEFLEQTPQIDTLIVPISGGGLISGVALAAKSINPAIRVLAAEPRGADDAARSKAAGRIITLPETNTVADGLRAFLGDFTWPIVRDLVEDIITVEDNEIIEAMKLCYEILKVVVEPSGAIGLAAVLSDSFKNNPALKNCSNIGIILSGGNVDLGRLWDSYRK; this is translated from the exons ATGCTGTTTCAGGGAGacagttattttttaaatgtgaatgTTTCCAAAAGGGGTGAGATACTAAACTATTGTAAATg TGGAGCTTTCAAATTCAGAGGTGCCTGCAATGCTGTTTTTTCTCTTGATAATGATGAAGCTGCTAAAGGGGTAGTAACACACAGCAG TGGTAACCATGCTGCAGCATTGTCTTTGGCTGCGAAACTACGGGGAATCCCTGCGTATATTGTTATTCCAAATGGTGCTCCAAAATGCAAAGTTGAGAATGTCATACGTTACGGTGGTCAGGTTATCTGGAGTGAAGCCACAATGCAGTCAAGGGAGAGTGTTGCAAGTAAGGTGTTGCAAGAAACTGGTGCAGTTCTTGTACATCCATATAATGATGGGCGCATTATAAG TGGGCAGGGTACCATATCATTGGAGTTTCTGGAGCAAACCCCTCAAATAGACACTCTAATAGTTCCAATAAGTG gagGTGGTTTGATATCAGGGGTGGCATTGGCTGCCAAGTCCATCAACCCTGCCATTCGAGTTTTGGCTGCAGAACCTAGGGGAGCTGATGATGCAGCTCGATCCAAAGCAGCTGGCAGGATAATAACATTGCCTGAGACCAACACTGTAGCTGATGGGCTTCGAGCTTTTCTTGGCGATTTTACCTG GCCCATAGTGCGAGATCTTGTTGAAGACATCATAACTGTGGAGGACAATGAGATAATAGAAGCCATGAAACTTTGTTACGAGATATTGAAGGTTGTAGTAGAACCTAGTGGAGCGATAGGCCTTGCCGCTGTTTTATCTGATAGTTTCAAGAACAATCCTGCTTTGAAGAATTGCAGCAACATAGGAATTATACTTTCAGGAGGTAATGTTGATCTGGGAAGACTATGGGATTCATATAGAAAATGA